GGCCAGGATGCGTACCAGTGCGTCCAGATGCGTCTGCATGCTGTGCACGCCGCCGTCGGACACCAGCCCCAGCAGATGCGCGCGGCCCGTGCTTTCTCTGACGCTTCGGGCCAGACGCAGCAGTTCCGTGTTCCGGGCCAGTTCACCGCTTTCAATGGCCATGTCGATACGCATGATGTCCTGATAGACGATGCGCCCAGCTCCGAGATTCAGATGCCCCACCTCGGAATTGCCCATGAGCCCGTCGGGCAGCCCCACATCCCGGCCCATGCACTTGAGCTCTCCATGAGGGCATTCCCTGAACAGACGGTCCATGTTGGGCGTCCGGGCCAGACTGACCGCGTTGCCCGGCCCCGGCGCGGCCTTGCCCCACCCGTCCAGAATCAGCAGCACGCACGGAGCGCTCATGGCCGCGCCTCACTGTCTTCGATGGTCAGGGGGAATCTGGGTGCCTTGGCGTAGAGGCCCTCCATGTTGAACAGGGACCGCACCTCGTCCTGAAAAATATGCACAATCACGTCGTTTCCATCCAGAAGTACCCACTGGCCCTGCGTCATGCCTTCCACGCCCAGGATTTCCCACCTGCGTTCGCGGAAACGCTCCATGAGCTCCTCGCCCAGAGCCTGGGCATGCCTGGCCGAGCGGGCCGTAGCAAAAATCATGGCCTCAGTCAGGCCCGACACACCCCGCAGATCCAAAGCGCTGATGGCCGTCCCTTTCTTATCCGCCAGCCAAGCCGCGATCAGCCCGATTTTTTCTTCCATGGCTGCCTGTCACACTCCTTCAATATGATCCGCACGCGCCCCATTTAGGGCAAATCCGCTTGCAGAGCAATGATATGCCTGATGATAGGCTGCGTACATCCGGTCAATGCCAAAGGCCCGCACGCTTTCCCGGCCGTTCCGGACCAGATGTGCGGCGAGTTCCGGCTCCCGGCGCAGCCGGTTCAGTTGTTCGGCCAGTCGTTGCGGTCTGCCGTTTTCAAAAACCAAGCCGTTTTCGCCATCCCTGACCAGTTCAAGATTGGAGGCCAGATTGGAACACACCACCGGCACTCCGGCGGCCCAGCCTTCCTTGATCACACCGCTCGATCCCTCCCCGTGGGCCGATGGCACCACCAGTATGTCCAGATGCGGCATGACTTCCGAACTTTCCACCCATCCTTTCCAGACAATCCGCTCCTCAAGCCCCAGCCGTGCCGCGAGCTCCCGCAAGGATGGCCCGAGCTTGCCCTCGCCGACAATCCAGATTTCAGGGGGTTCTTCCATCGAAGCCAGAGCGCGAAGAAGCTGGGCATGCCCTTTCTGGGGAGAAAGGGCGCCGATAATGCCAAGGCGTCCATTGTTGGCCCGGCGCGGCAGCCTGGTGAACCGATCTAGCGGGATGGCACTTGGAATGACCACCGTGCGCCTGACACCCGCCGCCGCGACCCGTTCTTCCACTTCCCGGCTGACGCAGATCACCAGACGCCCCAGACGATATTTCCATCTGCTCCAGCCGGACCCCAGAGCATAGGAAACCCGCCGGGTATGCATCAGCACAAGGCCACGGCGTAAAAAAGCGCAAATAGCGCCCAGAGAGGCCGCGCGGGCGTCATGGGTGTGCAGGATCTCGCGGGGAAGCAGATTTTTGAGCAGGAAGACGGCGTTTCGCGGATGAAAATCGAACCGGCGGGGCAAAACCAGCGTGGGCAGGCCGCGCTTTCCGGCCTCCAGGAGAACAGGCGCTCCGGCCGGAGCCGCCACGCGCACATCATAACCCTGCCGAAGCTGCTCTCCGGCCAGATACAGGACCTGCCGCTGCCCGCCCCGGTATTCCATGCCCAGGTCCAGATGCATGACGCGAAGCGGCGGCGCATTCTCCATAACGGCGGGCCGCCTCTTATCCCCGAAGCGGCTGGCCGTGGGCCTTGCGGTCGGCCACGAGCATCCGGCGCAGTTCCGCGCTCACAGGCCCCGGCCGCCCGTTTCCGATGACCCGTC
Above is a window of Desulfomicrobium orale DSM 12838 DNA encoding:
- the rsfS gene encoding ribosome silencing factor, which produces MEEKIGLIAAWLADKKGTAISALDLRGVSGLTEAMIFATARSARHAQALGEELMERFRERRWEILGVEGMTQGQWVLLDGNDVIVHIFQDEVRSLFNMEGLYAKAPRFPLTIEDSEARP
- a CDS encoding glycosyltransferase family 4 protein gives rise to the protein MENAPPLRVMHLDLGMEYRGGQRQVLYLAGEQLRQGYDVRVAAPAGAPVLLEAGKRGLPTLVLPRRFDFHPRNAVFLLKNLLPREILHTHDARAASLGAICAFLRRGLVLMHTRRVSYALGSGWSRWKYRLGRLVICVSREVEERVAAAGVRRTVVIPSAIPLDRFTRLPRRANNGRLGIIGALSPQKGHAQLLRALASMEEPPEIWIVGEGKLGPSLRELAARLGLEERIVWKGWVESSEVMPHLDILVVPSAHGEGSSGVIKEGWAAGVPVVCSNLASNLELVRDGENGLVFENGRPQRLAEQLNRLRREPELAAHLVRNGRESVRAFGIDRMYAAYHQAYHCSASGFALNGARADHIEGV